One window of Nitrospirota bacterium genomic DNA carries:
- a CDS encoding winged helix-turn-helix transcriptional regulator, which translates to MLSTAKFLKLLSDETRLRILMLMARKELCVCQIMGVLGIAQPLVSHNLAMLNSAGLLKERKDGKLVFYSLNKEMHQSQKKVIELLQELTGADETFSGDLHSLKDCEEFQKKAGKCDMKTLKEFMQRKPKRSANESWRKD; encoded by the coding sequence ATGTTAAGCACGGCAAAATTTCTGAAGCTCCTTTCTGACGAGACCCGGCTGAGGATCCTGATGCTCATGGCGCGCAAAGAACTCTGCGTCTGCCAGATCATGGGTGTTCTCGGCATAGCCCAGCCCCTTGTGTCGCATAACCTCGCCATGCTGAACAGTGCCGGTCTTTTGAAAGAACGCAAAGACGGCAAACTGGTCTTTTATTCGCTGAATAAGGAGATGCATCAGTCCCAAAAGAAAGTGATAGAGCTGCTGCAGGAGTTGACCGGAGCTGATGAAACGTTCTCGGGTGATCTCCATTCCCTGAAAGACTGCGAGGAATTTCAGAAGAAGGCCGGGAAATGCGATATGAAGACGCTGAAGGAATTCATGCAGAGAAAGCCAAAGAGGTCAGCAAATGAATCGTGGAGGAAGGACTGA